In one Bacillota bacterium genomic region, the following are encoded:
- a CDS encoding ROK family protein, translated as MSVEGGCGQPTQAYGVDIGGTKVAVGLVDAGGHIVRRAMEPLEASGTSPEITIAQVARLIHKVSDGGDEPRRPVGVGIPAVMDERRSRVVWAPNIPGWSDFPALDALSAVLGHDRVALEFDGITAVVAESWVGAARGGRDVVFLIIGTGIGAGLILGGRVHRGSTGMPGGVGWFAMDPAALDDIRTRRAPHFEELCAGPGLLTTANAACSKRARFPDTQALFEAYDRGDSTAVRSLVNAASYVGMAVANMVSILNPDTVVIGGGIGLQYCKRPSLFTHIQEMVSSLAQPAAAQAVRIMPALLGPDAGVIGAAKTAMDRFGSCANSDRKDEMR; from the coding sequence ATGTCTGTTGAAGGCGGTTGCGGCCAGCCCACACAAGCCTATGGGGTCGATATCGGGGGCACTAAGGTCGCGGTTGGGCTCGTGGATGCCGGAGGTCACATAGTCAGGCGCGCGATGGAGCCACTGGAGGCCTCCGGCACCAGCCCGGAAATCACGATCGCGCAGGTGGCTAGGCTCATTCACAAGGTGAGTGATGGCGGGGATGAGCCTCGAAGACCGGTGGGGGTCGGCATACCGGCTGTGATGGACGAGCGCAGGTCCCGTGTGGTCTGGGCACCCAACATTCCAGGATGGTCCGATTTCCCAGCGCTTGATGCGCTCTCCGCCGTGCTTGGCCACGACCGAGTCGCCCTCGAATTCGACGGCATCACTGCCGTGGTGGCAGAGTCATGGGTTGGGGCAGCCAGAGGCGGCAGAGATGTGGTGTTTCTCATCATCGGCACCGGGATAGGCGCAGGGCTCATCCTGGGAGGACGTGTCCACCGGGGCAGCACGGGAATGCCGGGCGGCGTCGGCTGGTTTGCCATGGACCCGGCGGCCCTCGATGACATCAGGACACGCCGCGCTCCCCACTTCGAGGAGTTGTGTGCTGGGCCCGGGCTGCTCACTACCGCAAATGCTGCCTGTAGCAAACGGGCCAGGTTCCCTGATACACAGGCCTTGTTCGAAGCCTACGACAGAGGGGATTCCACCGCAGTGCGCAGCCTGGTGAACGCGGCGAGCTACGTTGGGATGGCCGTTGCCAACATGGTGAGCATTCTCAACCCGGACACGGTCGTCATCGGCGGGGGCATTGGGTTGCAGTACTGCAAGAGGCCCTCACTGTTCACCCACATCCAAGAGATGGTATCGAGCCTCGCGCAGCCAGCCGCGGCGCAGGCGGTGAGGATCATGCCTGCACTCTTGGGGCCGGATGCAGGAGTAATAGGGGCGGCAAAGACGGCAATGGATCGTTTCGGGTCATGTGCTAACTCAGATAGGAAGGACGAGATGCGATGA